ATGATGCAGGCCGTCGGCATGGTCAACGACCACACCGTGGATTGCTTTCGCTACAAGCAAATCCGGATGAGCGGCTCGCGACAGCGCTTCACTTCGCGGATTTGAGGTGGACAATCGTTGCCCCCGATCCTCCGTACGCTTCACCGGCCAGCGCGAATGAGGTCACGTCTGGTTGTTTTGCGAGTATCGAATGCACCGTCTGGCGCAATTTCCCGATGCCTTTGCCGTGAATGACCCGCACCTGCAAAATCCCGCGCGCCCGGCACTCCGCGAGATAATCGGTCACGACACCTTTCACGTCCCGCGGACGAAAGGTATGCAGGTCGAGCACGCCATCAACGGGAAGCCGGATCGGGT
Above is a window of Candidatus Angelobacter sp. DNA encoding:
- a CDS encoding Smr/MutS family protein, which codes for MNDGEDTNPDGMDPIRLPVDGVLDLHTFRPRDVKGVVTDYLAECRARGILQVRVIHGKGIGKLRQTVHSILAKQPDVTSFALAGEAYGGSGATIVHLKSAK